AGCCTGAAAGTGTCCAGCGCTTTATCGGCATGTTTTCTGATCCTGACGTCCAGCGCTTCCTGCAGCAGCAATCGGAAGCAGCAAAGGCGGTAACGGAACCACCCGTCGCAACGCCGAACGCCGACCCCTCATTCTCGGAATTCACGATGCGGTTCCGTGTCCACGCTTCCAACCTTCTCGGGGCTATCCAGTCCTTTCCTTCGGAGATCATGCGTGGTGCAGCCATACTCGACCAGGACGTCCAGGCGAATGGCGGGACGCGGCCGATCTTCCTGGTCGCGGCCTTCGTCGCCGTCGGGCTGGCCGCGCAATGGCTGTTCTGGTGGATCAGCGCCGGCTGGCGCTCATGGATGGCACGTGCACCCTATGCGACGGTTGTGGAAAGAGTGATCGCATTGACTGCTAGGATTCTGTGGGCGGCATGTTACGTCCTTTCGTTCGGTCTCGGCAGCATCGGCTTCTTCCTGCTGTTCCAATGGCCGCCAGTCATCAGGGAGATCGTCGTCGGGTATCTCTTCGCAATCGTCGTCTTCCGTCTGGCGAGCGCGCTTTTCGACGTGTTCCTGGCGCCGCGGGCCGAGGAAGAGGGTGGATTTCGTGTCGTCCCGATCACAAGCGATGCCGCCGGCCACTGGGCAAAACGCCTGGGCTATCTCGTCGGATGGTATGCCTTTGGCTGGGTGAGCATCCGCCTGCTCGGCACTCTCGGCTTTTCCGTCCCGGCCCGACAGCTCGCCGCCTATTCTCTCGGCCTCGTGCTGCTCTTCATCGGCATCGAAGCCGTCTGGAGACGTCCGTCTCAATTGGCCGCCGGTCGAGCGAGCCGGATCGGCCTGCGGGCGCGGAACTGGCTCTGGACGGTCTATTTCGTTGCCGTCTGGCTGCTGTGGGTGGTCGGCGCCATGAGGCTGTTCTGGATCGCGGTGGTCTGTGCCGCCCTGCCCGGTGCCATCGCCCTCACCAAGGCGTCGGTCAACAGTATTCTGCGCTCTTCCACGGACGAAGAGGACGGCCACAAGAAAGGCACCGTCGTCTCGGTGATCGTCGAGCGCGGCATCAGGGCGGCGCTGATCGTCGGCGCCATCATCCTGCTTGCCGGCGCGCTCGATATCAGGCTGACGCAAATGACGATGCAGGATTCGCCGCTTCTACGCCTCGTGCGTGGCCTTCTGAGCGCCGGGATCATTCTTCTGGTCGTCGATCTCGCCTGGAGCGTCGTGAAAGTGCTGATCGATCGCAAGCTAGGCGACACCGAGGCCGTCTTGGAAGTCGGTAGCGAACGAGAGCGGCGGCGCACGCGTCTCAGAACACTCCTACCGATCCTTCGCAATTTCCTGATGATCCTCTTCGTCGCCATTGCGATCATGATGGCGCTGTCGTCGCTCGGCGTCGAAATCGGCCCATTGATCGCCGGTGCCGGCGTGGTCGGCGTCGCCATCGGATTCGGTGCGCAGACTGTCGTCAAGGACGTGATCAGCGGGATGTTCTACCTGCTCGACGACGCTTTCCGGGTGGGAGAGTATATTCAAAGCGGCAGCTACAAGGGCACCGTCGAGTCCTTCAGCCTGCGATCCATCAAGCTCCGGCACCAGCGCGGCGCGGTCTACATCGTGCCCTTCAGCGAGCTTGGAGCAGTCCAGAACATGAGCCGCGACTGGGCGATCGAGAAGATGACGATCACCATCACCTACGATTCCGACATCGAGAAGGCCCGCAAGATCATCAAGAAGATCGGTCTGGAGCTGTTCGAGGATCCGGAGTTCAAGCCGACGACGATCGAGCCGTTGAAGATGCAGGGGATAGACAGCCTCGGCGACTCAGGCCTGCTCCTGCGGATGAAGGTCATGACGCTTCCGGGCCAGCAGTTCACGCTGAAGCGGCGGGCCCTGCGGATGATCCATGAGGCGTTCAACGAAAACGGCATCAAGCTCGCCGTGCCGACCGTCCAGGTCTCGGGCGGCAGGGACGACGCTATTGCAGCTGCGGCCCAGCAGACGCTCGCCGCCCACAACGCGGCCGCCGCTGCGGGTCCGGCCTGAAGCCGGCGCTTTTAGCCAATAAAACGAAACACGAGAGCAATGGGAGGAAATGAAATGAAGATCCTGGTCACTCTATCGCACATGCTTGCGACACTTGCCGTCATGATGACGGTTAGCGCGCCCGTCTTCGTTCCCGCAACGGCCGAAGCCGCCCGTCGTGGCGTGGCGGCATGCGGTCCGAGAGGCTGTGGCGCCGCAGCCTGCGGACCACGCGGATGCGCTGCGGTCGGGCGCCGAACAGCTCCCGTGGTTCGCCCGCCCGTCCGGCGTGGCGTCGTGGTCGTCGCCCCTCGCCGCTATTGGCGTCCGGGCACCGCCATCGCCGCGGGTGCTGCCATCGGCTTCGTCGCCGGAGCTGCCGCAGTTTCACTGGCAGGTACGCCGCCGCAATCCGGTCAATGCTGGTATTACACCTCGCCCGCCAAGACGACGGGCTTCTGGGATGTGTGCCCGCGCTAAGTGCTCGCAGAAAGACTGGCGAGTTCGTTTGGTTCTCTTCGTCACTATCTTCCCCCCGACTGGGGAGGGTCTCGATTTCCGCGTCACAAATTTAGAGGGCACGTTCTATGGATTTCACAGTCATCGATGCCGCACTCGTCGGAAAACTTCTCCTGCTGCTTCTAATCGGCATGGGGCCGAAGATTGCCCTGGTGCCGTTTCTGGAAAAGACCCACGCCTTCGATACTGAAACCAAGGTGCGCATCGGCCGTCAGATGGTGCTGATAGCCGTCGTTACGGCGCTGATCCTTTTCGCCACCGGCGCTCTGCTGATGCGGCTTCTCCACATCACGGGCGGCGCGGTCGCCGTCGCCGGCGGCATCATCCTCGCGCTGATCGCCATCAAGATGGCATCAGGACCGACAGAAAAGCCGCATGACGACATTGCGGCTCCCGTCGATCCAGACAAGCTGGCCGTATTTCCGCTTGCGGTCCCTTACCTGCTCAATCCTGTCGGCATCACGGTCATCATCATCGCCTCCGGCGAAGTCGTCTCAATCGCCAGCGCGATACTCGTCACCGCTCTGATTCTGATCGTCGGCGCGTTCGACTATCTGGTGTTCACCAACATCGACAAGCTCGCCAAACGCATGAAGCCAGTCACCATGATCGTCTCGGAGGTCGTCTTTGGCATCCTGCTGACCGCAGTCGCAGTCCAGTTGATCGTCGTCGGGCTTGGCAATCTCGGGATCATCACCCCGACCGCTGCACATTAGATGCGGATGATTTTGGGCCGGGCCGGCCTAAAATCTGACCCGGATTTGAATCAAAAAATAGAGCCGAAAGCCGCTCGGTTTTCGGCATCATGCTTAGCTGCGGATTTGCTTTCCCCAGAGGGGAAAACCGGGGAATTCATGTTGATGACAGGCTGTCACCATCGACTGCCGGCCCACCGCCATCATTCAATATCTCTGATGTTATCCATAAGTTCTATTCGTTTGAATGATGAGTTCCCAGGACCCATATTGTGATCATGGACATGGACGAACCTCCCATTGACGACCATGCCCCTGACCCTAGAAAGGAACTGGAAAATGACCACGCTCACCTATCGCGGTGGTGGTAAGTCCCTCACCTCCGGCCACGGCCGCTTCGATCTGGCACATTATGCCCGCAAGCTCACCCTCGCCTGGACACGCTGGCAGACGGCTCGCGAAATCGAAGCCATGCCCTTCGACATCCGCAAGGACATCGGCTGGCCGAGCACGGACGACAGCAAACACCGGACCATGTAATGAATGCGACATTCCTCCCAAGATAAGGGCGGCGCCTGCACTACGCAACGTCGCCTTTTTCGTGGCCTGACCGTCCATTCCCAAGCCCTTTTCAGTCTTGAATTTCAGTCGCCTATCAGCCCGTCATCCGCCCCATCCGCAGCCATTCCGGCAGTTTCACCGGCCAAATCGTGGCCGATGTCGCATATTTGCTCTTCCCGGCCGCATTTTTCCATGCCAGTGTCGCTTTCAGGACATCGGCGCGACGCATTCCGCGCAACGAATGTGTTATCGCCCCTCGAGCATGGATTTCGCTATGAACAGGATGCAGATCAAGAAGCGTTCGGTAGTCTTCTTTATGGTACCGCAATTCACCATGCTGCCCTTTTCGGCGGCCGTGGACACCTTGCGCATCGCCAATCGCATGCTCGGCTATCAGGCCTATACCTGGCGGCTGACCTCCGTCGATGGAGAAAAGGTCTATTCCTCCTGCGGCATCGGCGTCGAGGCCAATTCCTCGCTTGCCGAGGAGCGCCGTCATCTCGGCGGCGAAAACCGGCCGGGCATGGTGCTCGTCTGTTCCGGTATCGATGTCGAGCAGTTCAACAACAAGTCGGTCAATGCCTGGCTGCGTGAATGCTACAATCGCGGCGTCGCCGTCGGCAGCCTCTGTACGGGCGCGCATGTGCTTGCCCAGGCCGGCCTCCTGAACGGCAAGCGTTGCGCCATCCACTGGGAAAACCTGCCGGGCTTTTCGGAAGCCTTCCCGCAGGCGGAGGTCTATGCCGACCTCTACGAGATCGACGGCAATCTCTATACCTGCGCCGGCGGCACCGCCTCGCTCGACATGATGCTGAACCTCGTCGGCGAGGACTTTGGAGAAAGCCTTGTCAACCGCATCTGCGAGCAGCACCTGACTGACCGCGTGCGCAACCCGCACGACCGCCAGCGTCTGCCACTGCGCGCCCGTCTCGGCGTGCAGAATGCCAAGGTGCTGTCGATCATCGAGCTGATGGAAGGCAATCTCGCCGAGCCGCTGTCGTTGATCGAGATCGCCGACGGCGCCGGCCTTTCCCGTCGCCAGATCGAACGGCTGTTCCGCCAGGAGATGGGCCGCTCACCGGCCCGCTACTATCTGGAAATCCGCCTCGACCGTGCGCGCCATCTTCTGGTGCAGTCTTCGATGCCAGTCGTCGAGGTTGCCGTCGCCTGCGGCTTCGTCTCAGCCTCGCATTTCTCCAAGTGTTATCGCGAACTCTACCACCGCTCGCCGCAGCAGGAGCGCGCCGAGCGCAAGATGACCATGGCGACCGCTCGCCAGGCCGTCGCCGCTTGAGACAACAAGAGGGGCCGTCGCCGCTTGAGACGTTGAAAGCTGATCTCGCCTGACGCGAAAAGATCGTCGCCGCCTGAGATAAAGGGCGGCGGCTTGGCCCCGCCCCGGAGGCGCTACTGCGCCGCCTCTTCCGTCATCCTGGCGTCGGAGTAGACCTGGTTGCGGCCCCTGTGTTTAGCCATGTAGAGAAACTGGTCGGCGGCGTTGAGGTAATTTTCGAAGGTTTCATAACCGGCGATCTCGGCGATGCCGATCGAAATCGTGACGCCGAGTTCCTCGTCGTCGGCCGTGACCTTCAGCCGCGAAATGTCCGAGCGGATCTCGTCGCAGAGCTTGGTCGCGGCAGCGGAATCCATCTGCGGGAAGAGGATGGCGAATTCCTCGCCCCCGAGCCGCGAGAGAAGATTGTCGCTG
This Rhizobium brockwellii DNA region includes the following protein-coding sequences:
- a CDS encoding mechanosensitive ion channel family protein, producing MLPLSKIRMVRPLLAGAILASILLCASGAVAQSATPASPQPESVQRFIGMFSDPDVQRFLQQQSEAAKAVTEPPVATPNADPSFSEFTMRFRVHASNLLGAIQSFPSEIMRGAAILDQDVQANGGTRPIFLVAAFVAVGLAAQWLFWWISAGWRSWMARAPYATVVERVIALTARILWAACYVLSFGLGSIGFFLLFQWPPVIREIVVGYLFAIVVFRLASALFDVFLAPRAEEEGGFRVVPITSDAAGHWAKRLGYLVGWYAFGWVSIRLLGTLGFSVPARQLAAYSLGLVLLFIGIEAVWRRPSQLAAGRASRIGLRARNWLWTVYFVAVWLLWVVGAMRLFWIAVVCAALPGAIALTKASVNSILRSSTDEEDGHKKGTVVSVIVERGIRAALIVGAIILLAGALDIRLTQMTMQDSPLLRLVRGLLSAGIILLVVDLAWSVVKVLIDRKLGDTEAVLEVGSERERRRTRLRTLLPILRNFLMILFVAIAIMMALSSLGVEIGPLIAGAGVVGVAIGFGAQTVVKDVISGMFYLLDDAFRVGEYIQSGSYKGTVESFSLRSIKLRHQRGAVYIVPFSELGAVQNMSRDWAIEKMTITITYDSDIEKARKIIKKIGLELFEDPEFKPTTIEPLKMQGIDSLGDSGLLLRMKVMTLPGQQFTLKRRALRMIHEAFNENGIKLAVPTVQVSGGRDDAIAAAAQQTLAAHNAAAAAGPA
- a CDS encoding MarC family protein — translated: MDFTVIDAALVGKLLLLLLIGMGPKIALVPFLEKTHAFDTETKVRIGRQMVLIAVVTALILFATGALLMRLLHITGGAVAVAGGIILALIAIKMASGPTEKPHDDIAAPVDPDKLAVFPLAVPYLLNPVGITVIIIASGEVVSIASAILVTALILIVGAFDYLVFTNIDKLAKRMKPVTMIVSEVVFGILLTAVAVQLIVVGLGNLGIITPTAAH
- a CDS encoding GlxA family transcriptional regulator gives rise to the protein MNRMQIKKRSVVFFMVPQFTMLPFSAAVDTLRIANRMLGYQAYTWRLTSVDGEKVYSSCGIGVEANSSLAEERRHLGGENRPGMVLVCSGIDVEQFNNKSVNAWLRECYNRGVAVGSLCTGAHVLAQAGLLNGKRCAIHWENLPGFSEAFPQAEVYADLYEIDGNLYTCAGGTASLDMMLNLVGEDFGESLVNRICEQHLTDRVRNPHDRQRLPLRARLGVQNAKVLSIIELMEGNLAEPLSLIEIADGAGLSRRQIERLFRQEMGRSPARYYLEIRLDRARHLLVQSSMPVVEVAVACGFVSASHFSKCYRELYHRSPQQERAERKMTMATARQAVAA